atagttattatgtttttcattaataaattaaattagaatctaaaaaaaaaacaataggtttatatacttggtcaaccagatcttgacagtagaaaaaggcggcaaatttgaaaagtctaggcgcgaagggatatcgtccaatagaaaatttgaatttcgcgccattttttactgacaagcttTGGTTGGCCAGctataatttatataagtaatgaaacatttaaaactattaaatGTTGCATACCAAAAACAGTcggaacatttttaatttttcacaacACAAAAATTTAAGCATTTTTTGTAAGGTGGGTGCTGAATAATAACCTTAACCTACCTAGTTCAGGAAAAACGGTAAACACCTATGCAGCCTTTTGGCTAAGCACAGTAGGTATCAGAGAACACAAAAAGGTACCCGTATTTTACTATTTTATGAGAAAGTAAGACTACATACACTGAATTTTTGCTATTTCGAcaatgtatataaaataaagatattttgtaAAACCTGCTCTTGTTGTcaataaattatataggtatttaaaacatTTCTTTTATTCTAGTACACCTAATAAAACATAACTTATTTGCTAAATAAACTCGAAGGTTGCTAAATACGCCTAGCATCCGTGTAGCTAACGtcatttaactttttttaaacttgtTTAAATGGACCGTTATAATTGAGGCCGGTcagtcaattaaaaaaaaaacaataatagacAGAACTTGAAAAACTTACCGGCTGAAAAGCACTGGAACacgaacacaaaaacaaaatatccCTTCAACATTTTCCCGTCAATATTTCGTGCACATTGACGAATTTAATGAAAAACTTTCGCATTGTGCAGTCGTTAATAGTACAAGTtgaaacacagacactttaatCCCACAGAGCACTTTAAAATACTGTTTTCGTTAAAAGAACAGTATTAAACGATGTCACTGAGTGTTTTGGTTGTTGAAattgtttgtaatattttggcACGAGGTACGCAAGCGCGTTGGCGCGGCGGAGCGAGCGAACTGACTTGAACTGAGCTTCACTCTTCACTAGTGTTGTTCCGCGCTCATTCAGCGCTTAGTAATGGCGGCCAATCGCCACACATACTaggtataagtaagtagtagaTTGTGGGTTGCTATGCGACATAGTGCCTGTTTTCGACaacattatatacctatacagtagaaatcactacacagtataaaacaaagtcacttcccgctgtctgtctgtcccatgtaatcttagatctttaaaactcttggaggatacaactaccTCCaagttaaaactacgcaacggattttaatgcggtttttagggttccgtagccaaatggcaaaaaattgaacccttatggattcgtcatgtctgtctgtctgtctgtctgtccgtccgtatgtcacagccacttttttccgaaactataagaactataatattgttgaaacttggtaagtagatgtattctgtgaaccgcattaagattttcatacaaaaatagaaaaaaaaacagtaaattttggggggtccccatactttttataaaaatttttttcataaaacccatatgtgtggggtatctatggataggtcttcaaaaatcatattgtttctaatatcatttttttctaaactgaatagtttgcgcgagagacacttccaaagtggtaaaatgtgtgtcccccccccccccccccctcctgtaacttctaaaataagagaatggtaaaactaaaaaaaatatatgatgtacattactatgcaaacttccaccgaaaattggtttgaacgaaatctagtaagtagtttttttttcccatacttagaactgaaactcaaaaatatttttttttatcaaacccatacctgtggggtatctatggataggtcttataatgatattgaggtttccaatatcatttttttctaaactgagtagtttgcgcgagagacacttccaaagtggtaaaatgtgtgtcccccccccccctcctgtaacttctaaaataagagaatggtaaaactaaaaaaaatatatgatgtacattactatgcaaacttccaccgaaaattggtttgaacgaaatctagtaagtagttttttttcccatacttagaactgaaactcaaaaatagtgatgggtaggacatcaatttaaaatgagtttgtatgagtacctcatttactaaaatgaggtgttacaatgtcttacttcaaatgaggtgaggtactagcatattttcatcgtcgactattccattaattccaacggcgacaaaaatatttaatgtatatacatatttatgtattcatcacttcctttataaataaataaatagtaacatttaattggagtgcaattctggaggttaagaatagaacttttaggagaaagataattttagaatcaagtaaaatgaatagaggagtgaagtaagacatttttgcggtacgaagtactgcgacaaattaacaaaatgagtggtacaaatgaggtgcctcacgagtgagcgactcaacactactcaaaaatatatttttttatcaaacccatacgtgtggggtatctatggataggtcttataatgatattgaggtttccaatatcatttttttctaaactgagtagtttgcgcgagagacacttccaaagtggtaaaatgtgtgtgtgtcccccccccccctgtaacttctaaaataagagaatgataaaactaaaaaaaacatatgatgtacattaccatgcaaaattccaccgaaaattggtttgaacaagatctagtaagtagttttttttaatacgtcataaatcgtaaaccgcaatttacctttcattcaattacttgctgctacggaacccttcatgggcgagtccgactcacacttggccgctttttaatgaatagagtgattcaagaggtagatttatgtataatttgttaatgttaacccgtgcgaagccggggcgggtcgctagtaacgtATAAAttgctaaaattgaaaacaaacctatttacttacttacctttATTGCACCGTACCGTAATCACGGTTAAAGAACGCTTATCGaatcaataatttatattttataaatttatatggACACTTAAACCTTTACGAGCGGTTTatgttaaaatatgttttttattcatatttcAATAGAAATTaaagtttatgaaaatattaggTTATAGTTAAGtatgtcaaatacctactagaatTATGTCaaaagtattttcttttttccCGATTGTATCTTAGGCCAGAATTTTCAATACTGCAAATACCTAAATGAAACTTGTTTTCAAAAGgctttatgtacagtcagcagcagaagttgctaagcgggcgaggtgttcaaaattaccttgacacgcgctgattctcttaacaataaagtcgcgtcaagatcattttgaacacctcgcccgcttagcaaattctgctgctgactgtacatttaattttatctatatCCACTCTCTCTTCTACCGCCACTCGTAAACCTCTTGTTCCGTAATTCCGTACCTATTGCAGATAAGTACTAtttaatacatacctacgtgATACCTACGTGGTacctagttatttattttacattcgtgctaatattgacacccgagcaagcgaaagatcctAAAATTGAACCACGGGCGTAGCGAGTGATTCGAAaaatagaatcttgagcgttgcgagggtttcaaagcacgagggatAAACAAAgtttgccaccgagtgaaacaaaaAATATCACCTCATCaacgaaaatactaactgtaaaaatatcaaataaaatcaaatcaaatccaaataaacgttattaaatattgaTCATTCAAATACCCCTACAtcattaaaagtaaattctaccagcgaacataaggaaacaactcaaaaactGCATCAGGTCCATTTGCCCCaaatgtggataaaatgcaactttctcatcggTTTTTGatcaatcaagagagcctttaccagttggagtggtgaaaataaattatctttaagCTCGTTAGAACACGATAAAGTACTTATTTGGAAAGCGGAACTGTTATAAAACGATTTTATAGATACTAGTTGTATTTGCGACCCCCGACCTCGCAACATGTTTGGATTGCTTGGGGTACTTATACTTGTATAGTACAAGTAGACAAGTACCTAGCCTTGCTACATACCGAATTTCATTCAAAATCGATTTAGCAGTTATCTTTTGTACGCCATTTAGCGTAGGTAGATGAATATTAACATTGCATTTTTTACTGTGTTTTATAGTATAAATACAaacgaaatatataaaaaataactacctacaaaaACCCGGCCCGGGCTGCCCCCGACGCAAACTTACTTgtcttattttttacttatatgTCATATTTCGTTTTGCTACGataacagtttaaaataaaattaaactttaagATTATTTGTTCAATGTACAGCTACTAGTAGCGACATCGAATAGCGCTTTTTATTTGTAGAAAACAGTACTACCTGCGCCATCTTTTGTTGAGTAGTAGTAAATTTACCACGCATCTTGGAAAAATACCACCAATTTCCGAACGCAGCGgtgttgtcactttttgacatgcCTTCGTGGCTTTTGACGGCTGACGTGCCCGCATTCTTCACTAGTGAAGCGTTCCAATCTCACGAAATATTTATACCTTccacgagacaattctaaaatacagtaatttaaattgtccCAAAAGGAGTCATGTCTATaagacaaaattacttacacgCGAAAATAACCGTAAAACTTTTAAGCAGTTAATTTTAGTGGATTACAATGACACACTTTAGGTTAAATGAAAAAATCGTTTATCCAAGTAAATATCCGAACGCTCCAAGCAAAACTCTtcaaaacttttcattattatcaAACAAGATTTGGAGCCGTTTTCTTATCTAGTCTCACTGGTGGCTTCAAGCGATAGCGCGTATCAAAAATCATGAAATGTTAATTAtcataaattaaaacgtatCTCAAAATGTATATAAAAAGCACGGTGACTAAAGTGTTCGTATCATGTTGCTCTAGTGCCTTTTTGATGGAAATTTTGATGACGAAAGCACCGGAATGCGCTACTTTAATAACGTTTTTACAGGCTTTCTTTATATCTCTACAAGGTTTTGTATTCACCACGAAATTCGGCATGGTATGTTGTATGAATTAGTATTTACTTTGTAAACTATATGTTGATACAGTTGTTTAACATGTTTTTATCAGTCAACAGTTTAACTAAGTTAGTTGTTTATTCAGTGAACCATGGAATAAATTCACATAGCCTGCCATCAGAATGGCCGGTCATTATTTCTTGTGGCGCTAGAACctaatcattttattaattaataggtactgtAATACCACCCAACTAATAGTTCAATactacaactatggtccacaagttcaacatttaatttaaccaatgccaatattattataattattgcgTGTTTTCAGGTGTTAGTGAAACTGTGTTGCCTCAGAACTAAGTAGGTAATTCATATAATGATCACACcgagatatatattttttattttgtccaTCAGCAGAGGCTAAAGCACTAAGCCATAATGCCTCCAAGATATTTGAGTTACTTTTGAATCGGGAGATTTTGGAATTGGGTGGTGTTACGGTAGTTTAGAAACAtaccaaaatattatttccCTACTTAAACTTACTGGTTTAACTTGTAGGGGATCTATTTCATTCAAAGAAAAAAGTAATAAACCATAACAAAGAAAATGACCAAAATGTTCCTTAAATTTACTCCATTATGTCagtaaaatgttaaaaaaaataataaacttttgttttatttttcaggtGAAACCCTCGATACCTATTAAGCAATACATAATTCTGGtgctgttattttttattaccaatgTAGCTAATAACTATGTGTACTCATTGCATGTGCCATCTACCCTGCACATGATCATCAGGTGAGAACATGCTAATTTAGTTCTATAACCTCCTAAGACCCCCGGTACAAAATTATGTACATATTCTACCAACTATTCTAAAATTTTACTGATTAACTAAATGGTttaacttaaaaaacaaaacatctgCATCTGGGTTGCAACAGGATACAGTAGCCTTCCTAAGCGCTAATTTGGTGATCACTATAATTCGGATAATTCTGGCGTGGGCACACTGCCTTTCTTTGGGCTGTCTTTGATAGTCAAGGATGTTGTCATCCCCAACTCATAATAAAAAtgccttttatttcttgcatattTTTATCGtgtagatttttttatgtttgacattgtaaacataaaaaatctacaataaaatttatttaattttctaatagTCACTTTTTAGTAAATGTTTGGTCACTTACGTTATGTacatattgttgttttttttatactagGTGAATTAAGCAAGAACACCCTCTCAGGTAAAGGCTTCCTCCGGAGTAAGCCAGTCAGATCTATCCTGTGCTTTTTGTATCCAGTTTGTATAAACTAATAGTGATTTCTAAATGAAGTGTAAAAATGAAGCAGAATATCATACTTACTGATCAATTACTGCCAAATAATGTATTtccttaattttcattaaagtatatattacatacctaaatctTTAATATAACCACTAAAGGAAACCTCTGTAATCAGTTAACCCTTTATCAGGCTAAGGGATATATATTTCTCATAACATACGGCCcttcaaacatgtgttctattttcgatCAGTAAGACAGACATTCGATTGTCATTGTTGAACtgtcagcctggtaaagggttaacgGCCGATCTTTTTCAGATCAGCATCCTCACCCGTCAGCATGTTAGTATCATGGTACATGTTGAATCGCACTCCAAAGCCGACTAGAGCTGTCGGCTCTGTCCTCATTAGTGCAGGAGTGGCGCTGGCGTTGTATGGCGGCGCCACTATAGAGCAGGAGCGAGGCACTTTCGTGTATTGGTGCATTGGtaagttcagatattttgattattcataaatcataatttaatCTGAAGCAGGACTTAACCTATTCGCCgccatcacagaataaataatagtactaggtacagaagattcactctctaacataACGCgcttattacgacagatatgaccgctaggtggcgcaagcgcgagcaggcgtccgctcCGTAGCGGTGTGCGCCtgtgcggcaactactatggtgGCCACAGGGCAGACACACCAtacatcatttgcgtttatatgtgtgtgcggcacgtctgtacacgtgtcattgtgtatgtgtgggtaagtcgctatacctactgagagcacgccagaagccCGCCAGATTCAacgcgagtcggggcggggcggtgcgtggctgTTCTGTAtgtattattacttattctgtgctatggctagacaccacaattggtgtgggccgcatgtacttgtagcgacgcgacgaaaccgtggagtgagccacgcctgccgtaATAAAGTCTCATCAACGACATGAGTCACGAACACTACCGACTAAGCTAGGAGGCAGTTATGCGCCTATGGGCTTACACtcaataatgataattattgcAGGTGTGGCGATATTGCTGGCTACGCTGGTGACAGGGGCGTTTACTGGCCTGCAGCAGGAAATGTTGTATGCCAAGCATGGAAAACATCCTGAGGAGGTATACAGTACCATATAAATCGACTTTATGTTGTAGTTTACTAACTTCAaagaggaggttctcaattcgtcgatcttttttatttaattttttgaatagaATTAAATTTGTGACGTTTTCaatcaaaaggtaccacattgtggcttgccataaggacgcgttgacaggttattcgtataaagatagaAGCCAATTTCGTCTTTAGGTAAGCGACAAGGTGATACCTTTTGATTGagaacgtcacatttatttaGGACGCTTAAACAACAAAAAGTAATAAGGTACCGAGTACATGTCATAGAAAcactttaaggcttcgtcacacaggcgcgctttccaggcgcggcgtgagcgttttatatgtaaaagcggcgcgccccgctcacatcccgcccgaaaaacgcgcctgtgtgacgaagcctttattggcaaggtgcgaagtcggtggagggggaagtggcgctgatcgtcacaaacacaggtaatcttatggaatgtccgccattagtactagcggcagccgcttgaactaattgtactccataagatttaacgtagaaagtccgccaaaatgagggcagcaccagtcatgCACGTAGCGAATAACGTCACTGTAAAGGATTGCCTGTCAATAGGGGAGTAAAAGTTATTATGAAATTGCAACGGTTAGCCCTCTGTTATTGCATAAGTACTAtccaaaataaaatgtatatttccgTTTCAGATGCTGTTCTACACGCACGCTTTACCCCTCGTCATATTTCTATTCATCACCCCCCACCTATACAATACAGCATTAACCCTAGACCTAGAAACCTGGCTTATAATAGCCCTAAATATAATATCTCAGTTTTTCTGCACCCAATCCGTCCACCAGCTAGCCACAAAGGAATCTTCAGTCACGGTGACTTTTATACTAACTTTAAGAAAGTTCGTGTCACTGATATTGTCTTccgtagtttttaaaaataacgtGACCATTTTACACGTCGCGGGTACATTGTTGGTTGCTGTAGGTACGTATGTGTATTTCGACTATTTTGTGTGGAAGCAGAGGCCTGTTAAATATaagcagtgatcggaattggtagtgccatttcacgggacttcggtgcgtaagcttagtatggatataccttttcaccccgagttttcatattacctacttcaatagggatgatgacacatgttgaattttataacaaaatcttatAGCAAATTAGCAATttataataatgtggatataatgtgaaaataaaatacggaaatgttacaaaaatacaggacctgaaagtttccaaatttaagttttttttaactcccAAAAACGATATATGTAAGGgcaccattcgattccttacattttatccaaaaaaatattgtacagcaactatatacataaacgcaatatttcacggacaaaaacgtaattttcttgttttgtccatacttcaagataggatctcaatgaccttgacgtcacgttcacttatccttttgtgaggggcgtttcgcgagtgaagtgcgactgtcggactttgactataatttctgacttttgtgttgctttaatgcaatgggtcccatatagacaaatGATCCTAAAAGCAaagccgatcgattgataccataaatgaacatTAGTCCtgtagcctattaaagacataccaagaaatattttcgtgaaaaaataagagtcttggaatcccgagtcttatccatgttaagtacaatgtttgaggccattgaccccaaatggcactacctattccgatcattgaatATAAGGAAtagtttaggtacttaatacctaaactgaaataaatgtcacatACAAGAAAGTGTCCCGAGgccggaatcgaaccagcgtcttcAGTATACGCGGCTAACATCCTGGACCTCTAAGTCACCGGACCAGAACGGTAGGTACAGCCAATTGTAAGAATATGGGTGctctcatcatactcaaaataTCCCATAGTCTTAGGTCAGCGAATTTAGAACTAAGggacatttttgagtaagttgtatgcacccatatttttaagtaagtattagTTTATTAGCACAAGAAATTAACAGATTAgcataaaaattaacaaaatataataaaaaaaattcattaggacgaacagaaaaaaatacattgagtttttacacttgactgtacctataacaGGCAATCTTTGGCGTAGCGTAGGCCCCTTTGACCAATTCTAAAGGCCGATTTTTTTTAGGATATGAcatgtatttcagtttataatttattagtagtgtgactacttaaaacaaTTATGAGAAACACTTAAAATCGAGACGCTCCGATTTTATTATTGTCGTGCCTTTGTTAAATTGAAACTATTTATTAGAGTATTTCTATGTAAACCctactttaaccttttaaccgccagcaatttttgatcgagcgtgctcgtgtcgccaccgacagtaattgtaccacgcagagtaaggttggcatagttacgggagttataaatgtgctgtaaaaaccaaatcagatctttctcttatttatcagactgtggcgatatgtaatgtcttatatatcagactctggcggttaaagggttaaacagaTTTTTTAATAGGTGGTGGTGGACCCCCGCTACAGGGATGAAGTATTACTTTGTTATTgttgtgaaatagttatttgttttacaagggggcaaagttgttgtttaaccgctcgtgctaatattgatacccgagcaagcaagattccaaaattgaaccacgagcgtagcgagtggttcgaaataTGGAATCTTAAGCGTCGCGATTTTGTTTAacaatttgcccccgagtgaaccacaaaaattttcaccacaccaacccgaagcaaatattaaatgtaaaatatcaaacaaaatcaaattcaaatgaagtttattaaatatttatcatccaaaatcatcatttaaaagtcaattctaccagcaaacataagaaaacaactcaaaatttgcatttgactactttgcctcacatgtgaattactgatagcaaagtgcaactttgctatccgtttttgaagtgcaaagtaagcctttccgagctggtgtggtgaaatagttatttgtacaacaagagatcaaagtttgatatttcttcgagtgcttattttgagtcccgtgcaagcgaaagattctatactagattcacgagcgtagcgagtgaatctaatttagaatcttgagcgtagtaagggactcaaaagcgcacgagatgtaaataactttgatctcgtgtagttcacaaaacttttcacctcagcagtgagaacatattagagaacccgaaaaatgtattccttcttcatcacttacctctattcactcatgttttcttaagatatatcaacgattaagttttcacctcagcagctcgaacaagggtactttgctacttaaaaacagtgagcaaaatcgaattttgctcactgagtgagcaaaatcgcattttgctcattttgtctcactcagtgagcaaaaatcgattttgctcactgtttttaagtagcaaagtacccttgttcgagctgctgaggtgaaaaagttatttatattgtatttgtataaaaCCGTTTGTTTCTGAATTACTCTGTATACTAAACCAACATGGGTTTAGTATACAGGGTAACAAAAttcaatatgataaaataatacaaaactaaTGAGTCATGAGTAATGACGTTGATAGGACAacaaaaagtgagaatgagttgCAATGTCAGAGTTGTCCGCCCACACGACGAACCCTTCGAAATAAATTGGTACCATACCTATATTGTGTGCAATAGGGAATTttgtgataataaataaaacattccaTTATTACGCCTTATATTTATTGTGTCCTTAGCTAACCGAATTAAATGTAATACCGATTTTATACTAGTCTTAAGATACCTTTAGTAAACTGATATACAATATTATGTGTAGATTTACAAATTGATCTTCAATTATGTCAAGTCACGAGGCAGGAAATAACTGTCGCCGATCcgtgaaataaaatttattgtaCTACATACATGTCAAACACTCACACATACGCATTCGTTCGCGTCACTATCTGTCCCTTTTACTCTGCCATGTCCGCCGATTAATATCTGCGAAAGAAAATTATAACAATTAGAATACATTGGCGCCTTAATGTTTAACATTTCCTTGTGTAAAGGACCATAGCATATATTATGTAAGAACCGTCACCCCCAATGAAACAGGTGTATTTTTGAACTCAATTCCCACTACTAGTGTATCCGCTAGTCTGATTTGTATTTTCTTGAAAAAGCAAGGTATAAtggttatttaataaataagtgaaACGAAAAAACCTCTTTAAGggggcaataaaaaaaaacaaagaagtCAAGCAACTCTTTAACTTcaaccatgtaaacttccaccgaaaattggtttgaacgagatctagtaagtagtttttttttatacgtcataaatcgcctaaatacggaacccttcatgggcgagtccgactcgcacttggccgctttttttttattatccagGCGGGTTAGGCCAAGGCGAGGCACGTCTACACAGACCGAGCGCAGCAATGGCGAGGCGGCTCGTTCTGTGTGGACGCGCCTATTGGGGTAATagacctgtcattttagtatcaGAGATATACCAGAGAGCCGGCGGGGGCTGCGGGAACCAGACCAGCTaccatggtcgcatttttatcacctgtcatgccatgcgtttggtttttgctttagtgaaaacagtaagaattatctgtgtatttttaaccgacttccaaatctcaaagaaggaggttatcaattcggttgtatgtttttttttaaatttttttttatgtttgttactccatatctccgtcattactagaccgattttgaaaattctttttttgattgtatgtatatgcatacagattggtcccgtttttgtcaaaacccagttctgatgatgggatccatgaggaatcgagggaactcctcaaatcttaaaggcataccttatgtgttttgttgctAGGTAACTATTTGTCAATCAAAAATCGAGCACATATCAGTTTTGGAAAGCGCAACGACGATATGCTCCGAGTGAATAAACCGAAATAtatatggtgacaaatgataaagagccggccatgtTAGCCCTACAGGTCTAGCTTATACACACCTGTTCTTGCTCTCCGACCGGCTACGCCTGTCCCTGGAGCGCGACCGCCTCACGGAGGGCGAGCGACGCCTCACGGAGGGCGAGCGGCGCGGCGACGGCGAGCGCCCGAGCGAGTACGAACGCCTGCGCGGGCTGCGGCTGCGAGACCTATGCGGAAACAGAGGTGAGTTTGTGCTCATACACACCTGTTCTTGCTCTCAGACCGGCTACGCCTGTCCCTCGAGCGCGACCGCCGCACGGAGGGCGAGCGACGCCTCACGGAGGGCGAGCGGCGCGGCGACGGCGAGCGCCCGCGCGAGTACGAACGCCTGCGCGGGCTGCGGCTGCGAGACCTATGCGGAAATAGAGGTGAGTTGCGGCGAGTGAGGGGTTGAGTGGTGTGAAGCCCGGCTATAAAGTCGATGTGTTGCTTTAGAAAGTTTAGAAGTATAGACTTATCGGTCATGAAATCTTTGCGGAGAAAACGTGTTTTTACGCTTTAAAATCAACACACAAAGGTAACGTTTCAGGTAGCGTTCTTATACTAGTGAGTGTTGAGTCGGTCTTTCCCTTGGCTGCCTAGTTACTATATTATCGAACTATGGaggcatttttttaataataatttatttacaaacaagatatatacagtgtattactaaaagaaattaaaaactagctgcAGGCATTTAAATTTAAGACGCTGGATGTGTGCTTTATTGCATATTTATCACATTTACTTTTTTCCAATTTGGAAGTATAAAGTGAATTTTTATAAATGCTTACCAAATTATTCAAAacctaaaaaatatttcaatgtcAATGAGGTGAGGGATCTTGacaaactaaattaaaatgcTAAAATGCTTTGACATTTACCA
This genomic window from Cydia amplana chromosome Z, ilCydAmpl1.1, whole genome shotgun sequence contains:
- the LOC134660871 gene encoding UDP-xylose and UDP-N-acetylglucosamine transporter-like, giving the protein MYIKSTVTKVFVSCCSSAFLMEILMTKAPECATLITFLQAFFISLQGFVFTTKFGMVKPSIPIKQYIILVLLFFITNVANNYVYSLHVPSTLHMIIRSASSPVSMLVSWYMLNRTPKPTRAVGSVLISAGVALALYGGATIEQERGTFVYWCIGVAILLATLVTGAFTGLQQEMLYAKHGKHPEEMLFYTHALPLVIFLFITPHLYNTALTLDLETWLIIALNIISQFFCTQSVHQLATKESSVTVTFILTLRKFVSLILSSVVFKNNVTILHVAGTLLVAVGTYVYFDYFVWKQRPVKYKQYLIPKLK